The following nucleotide sequence is from Bacillota bacterium.
ATCTTCTCAATGTTTTTGGCGGATTGGGAAATATTAAAGGGAATTTGCAGGAACCAACAAGTATTGCATGGTATAGCAAGAAAATCATTATAACCGACAAAAAGCTTGTAAAGGCTTTCATATACCAGCAAACCGAATTCGGTGAAGCTGCCCTTGGAGCAGCAGAAAGCTATTATCATGGCAGATGGGACGAAGCGGCTGTACTGCTTGAAAAAGCCTTATCATTGAATTCAAATTATGATGTTGCTTATGCCGGTATTGGTAAAAATCTTCTAATGCAGGATAAATTCGAAGAAGCCATGTACTACTTAAAATTGGGAAATGATAGGGCATATTACTCGAAAGCATACAATGGATATAGGGCTCAGAAGATTCAAGAAGAGTTTATATGGTTTGCTTTAGTAGTTCTCATATTTATAGGATATATCATTTATTCGGAATACAGGTATTATAAGAAAATAAAGTCAAAGGAAGGATGATTCATGTTAAAGCAGTTAATTTATGTAAACTTTCACCCCTTTGATGGGTTTTATCAAACCAGGTTACAAAAAAAAGGCAAATATATAATTGCGACCACGCTATTGGTTCTATATGGTCTATTGCAAATTATATCTTATCAATATACAGGATTTATAATGAATAATAATCCTATATTTAGAATGAACAGCATAAGAATATTTGTACTTGCTCTATTTCCTATTATCCTTTTTGTTGTAAGTAACTGGAGTGTAACAACAATATTTGAGGGGAGTGGCAGTATAGGAGATATATACGTAGTAGTGTGTTATTCATTATTTCCTAAAATTATATTTGACTTGATTGGTGTCATTTTAAGCAATTTTATAATTTATGAAGAAATGCCTATATTGATAGCATTTGTATCGATTGGAACAGTGTGGTTTTGTTTTCTTGTCTTTTCCGGGCTTTGTGTAATTCACGAATATACTGTTTTTACAAACATATTGATGATAATTTCAACATTTGTAGCAGCAATAATAATTATATTTCTGACTATGCTTTACTTAACTATCATGAGCAAAATGGTAAATTTTATTATTACAGTTGTCAATGAATTTTTTAGAAGATGGTGATAAAGATGAGCAATAACGGAGTTACATCATTTGGGAAAGGTATTCAAAATTTAAAACAACTAAAACCAGGTTATCTTAAAATCATTGTAATTATTGTACTGATTATAATTTTAACACTTAGTGCTTTGTTTATTAAAAATAATATAACAAAAGGTCAGACCATTCCTTCATATACTCCGATAGGTTTATCCGAACCGTTGGAACAAATACCTGCACAGAGTGGTGAAGTGCTTGTTGCTGATACTTCGGACAAGAAAATGTATATTGATACTACATCTTTAAACATAAGAATTGAAGATGTTGAAACTGGTGCAATATGGAACTCTATATATGATGGTGATGATAAAGCAACAGAATATGAGAAATCCCCCATTATAATTAAATTTTTGGGAAGAGATAGCAAGATATATGAGTGGTCAGCTTATAAATATTGTATAAGCAATGGGAAATATGATATCTATAAAATCAAAAACGGGGTCCGGATTGTATTTAACTTTGTGCAAACCGATTCAACCAGGTTAGAAGAATACATGCCAAAGAAAATATCAATAGAGCGTTTCCGGGAAGCTTTTTTGGACAAATTGGAAGAGAAGGTTTCTAATGGCACATTAAGTGAGGAAAAGGCAGAAAGGTATAAAAGTGTTCTATTTATGATATATGAGAAAGATGAGAAGAATAATTGTTACTATAATAAGTTTTCCGGTTCTCCTTCAGCATCTGTTGTTAATTTGTTGATTGAGCTTTCAAAAGAAGTCGGATATACCAGGGAAATGCTCATTCAAGACAGCCAGGAATTCGGTATAACTGTTAATATTGTTGAACCTGCAGAATTTGAAGTGGTTATGGAAGCCACTTTGGAACAAAACGACTTTGTTGTAAGAATTCCAACATATGAAATAGAAAATAGGAATGATTCCTACATACTCCAGAATATCATGGTATTACCTAACTTTGGGCTTATGCCTGCTAATGCGGCTGATGAAGGCTATATACTGGTGCCTGACGGAGCAGGGGCATTATTTAAATTTAACAGTTTTAATGATAAATATCCTGAATATACCAGGCCTATATATAATAATACTTATTATAATACCCTTTATGAAATGCCTGAATATCCGGAAGAGATTTATATGCCTGTATTCGGAATGATGTTCGAAAATCAGGAAAGCCATATGCAAGGCTTTTTAGGGATGGTTGAAGAAGGTGCG
It contains:
- a CDS encoding YIP1 family protein, with the translated sequence MLKQLIYVNFHPFDGFYQTRLQKKGKYIIATTLLVLYGLLQIISYQYTGFIMNNNPIFRMNSIRIFVLALFPIILFVVSNWSVTTIFEGSGSIGDIYVVVCYSLFPKIIFDLIGVILSNFIIYEEMPILIAFVSIGTVWFCFLVFSGLCVIHEYTVFTNILMIISTFVAAIIIIFLTMLYLTIMSKMVNFIITVVNEFFRRW